Proteins from a single region of Streptomyces griseiscabiei:
- a CDS encoding alpha/beta hydrolase, with amino-acid sequence MRNRTRRNLLLALSVSVTASALTAVTGPASAAAAPASSLAWRPCERPDGPDGQECADLPVPLDHRDPDGPRLSLAVSRLRSENPEARRGTLLVIPGGPGGSGVRRLTQQGDALRAELGGTYDIVTLDPRGTGGSTRARCGLSADDRHLVTLRSWPAADGGIDANVARSRRIAEACAKNGGAVLRSLTTANEVRDIDLFRQALGEERLSAYAVSYGTYVGAGYAQKYPERTDRLVLDSNDDPNPRRVARGWLANMARGAEDRFPDFAAFAADPAQEPTGLRLAERPEDVRPLFLSLAAELDRAPRRTTTDGVPLTGNRLRQAMQTALYTDDSFDELARLVRQVMDPRATPVLPPDVAGPLSDEEATVAMAVVCNDVRWPVSVGAHRRAVADSRVRHPLTAGMPVNITACSFWKDGPVEEPARITDRGPSNILMVQNRRDPATPYSGALNLRAALGDRARLVTVESGGHGAYLANGNACGDRAVTAFLRTGQRPERDVSCPDD; translated from the coding sequence ATGAGAAACCGCACCCGACGAAACCTGCTCCTGGCCCTCTCCGTCTCGGTCACCGCGAGCGCGCTGACGGCCGTCACCGGCCCGGCCTCCGCCGCCGCGGCTCCCGCCTCCTCCCTCGCCTGGCGGCCCTGCGAACGGCCCGACGGCCCCGACGGGCAGGAGTGCGCGGACCTGCCCGTACCCCTGGACCACCGGGACCCCGACGGCCCGCGACTCAGCCTCGCCGTCTCCCGGTTACGCAGCGAGAACCCCGAGGCCCGGCGCGGCACCCTGCTGGTGATCCCGGGCGGCCCCGGCGGCTCCGGCGTCAGGCGGCTGACCCAGCAGGGAGACGCGCTGCGCGCGGAACTCGGTGGCACGTACGACATCGTCACCCTGGACCCGCGCGGCACCGGCGGCAGCACCCGGGCGAGGTGCGGTCTCTCCGCCGACGACCGGCACCTGGTGACCCTGCGGTCCTGGCCCGCGGCCGACGGCGGCATCGACGCGAACGTGGCCCGGTCCCGGCGTATCGCCGAGGCCTGCGCGAAGAACGGGGGCGCGGTGCTGCGCAGCCTCACCACCGCCAACGAGGTCCGGGACATCGACCTCTTCCGGCAGGCGCTCGGCGAGGAACGGCTGTCGGCGTACGCGGTGTCGTACGGGACGTATGTGGGCGCCGGCTACGCGCAGAAGTACCCGGAGCGGACCGACCGCCTGGTGCTGGACAGCAATGACGACCCGAATCCCCGGCGGGTCGCGCGGGGCTGGCTGGCGAACATGGCACGGGGCGCGGAGGACCGGTTCCCGGACTTCGCGGCCTTCGCCGCCGACCCCGCCCAGGAGCCGACGGGTCTGCGGCTCGCCGAACGGCCCGAGGACGTAAGGCCGTTGTTCCTGTCGCTGGCGGCCGAGCTGGACCGTGCGCCCAGGAGGACCACCACCGACGGCGTTCCCCTGACCGGCAACCGGCTGCGGCAGGCGATGCAGACCGCCCTGTACACCGACGACTCGTTCGACGAACTGGCCCGGCTCGTACGGCAGGTGATGGACCCGAGGGCGACACCGGTGCTCCCGCCCGATGTGGCCGGACCGCTGAGCGACGAGGAGGCGACGGTGGCCATGGCGGTGGTCTGCAACGACGTGCGCTGGCCGGTGTCCGTGGGTGCGCACCGGCGGGCGGTGGCCGACAGCCGGGTCCGGCACCCGCTCACGGCCGGGATGCCGGTGAACATCACGGCGTGTTCGTTCTGGAAGGACGGGCCGGTGGAGGAGCCGGCCCGGATCACCGACCGGGGGCCGTCCAACATCCTCATGGTCCAGAACCGGCGGGACCCGGCCACCCCCTACTCCGGTGCCCTGAACCTGCGGGCCGCGCTGGGCGACCGGGCCCGGCTCGTCACGGTGGAGAGCGGCGGCCACGGCGCGTACCTGGCCAACGGCAACGCGTGCGGCGACCGGGCGGTGACGGCCTTCCTCCGCACGGGCCAGCGGCCGGAGCGGGATGTCTCCTGCCCGGACGACTGA
- the cds1 gene encoding L-cysteine desulfhydrase Cds1: MSTPHPTRPGATLDVDHSDSEYRGWLKEAVRKVQADANRSADTHLLRFPLPERWGIDLYLKDESTHPTGSLKHRLARSLFLYGLCNGWIRPGRPVIEASSGSTAVSEAYFAKLIGVPFIAVMPRTTSAEKIRLIEFHGGRCHFVDDSRKMYEESARLAGETGGHYMDQFTYAERATDWRGNNNIAESVFRQLRMERFPEPAWIVATAGTGGTSATIARYVHYMQHDTRICVADPENSCFFEGWTTGDPDVTCDCGSRIEGIGRPRMEPSFVPGAVDRMMKVPDAASVAAVRALENAIGRKAGGSTGTGLWSALKITAEMVAEGRQGSVVTLLCDPGDRYLDKYYSDAWLSEQGLDITPYATAIETLLATGVWTD; this comes from the coding sequence GTGAGCACCCCCCACCCCACCCGTCCGGGCGCGACCCTCGATGTCGATCACAGCGACAGCGAGTACCGCGGCTGGCTCAAAGAAGCCGTCCGCAAGGTCCAGGCCGACGCCAACCGCTCCGCCGACACCCATCTGCTGCGCTTCCCGCTGCCCGAGCGCTGGGGCATCGACCTGTATCTCAAGGACGAGTCGACCCACCCCACCGGCAGCCTCAAACACCGCCTCGCCCGCTCCCTCTTCCTCTACGGCCTGTGCAACGGCTGGATCCGGCCGGGCCGCCCGGTCATCGAGGCGTCCAGCGGCTCCACGGCCGTCTCCGAGGCGTACTTCGCCAAACTGATCGGCGTCCCCTTCATCGCCGTCATGCCCCGCACGACCAGCGCCGAGAAGATCCGGCTGATCGAGTTCCACGGCGGGCGCTGCCACTTCGTGGACGACTCACGGAAGATGTACGAGGAGTCCGCCCGCCTCGCGGGGGAGACCGGCGGCCACTACATGGACCAGTTCACCTACGCCGAGCGGGCCACGGACTGGCGGGGCAACAACAACATCGCCGAATCCGTCTTCCGCCAGCTCCGGATGGAGCGCTTCCCCGAGCCCGCCTGGATCGTCGCCACCGCCGGCACCGGCGGCACCTCCGCGACCATCGCCCGCTACGTCCACTACATGCAGCACGACACCCGCATCTGTGTCGCGGACCCGGAGAACTCCTGCTTCTTCGAGGGCTGGACCACCGGCGACCCCGACGTCACCTGCGACTGCGGCTCCCGGATCGAGGGCATCGGCCGCCCCCGCATGGAGCCCAGCTTCGTCCCCGGTGCCGTCGACCGCATGATGAAGGTCCCCGACGCGGCCAGCGTCGCCGCCGTACGCGCCCTGGAGAACGCCATCGGCCGCAAGGCGGGCGGCTCGACGGGAACCGGTCTCTGGAGCGCCCTCAAGATCACCGCCGAGATGGTCGCCGAGGGCCGCCAGGGCAGCGTGGTCACGCTCCTGTGCGACCCGGGCGACCGCTACCTCGACAAGTACTACTCCGACGCGTGGCTGAGCGAACAGGGCCTGGACATCACCCCGTACGCGACGGCGATCGAAACACTGCTGGCCACGGGGGTGTGGACGGACTGA
- a CDS encoding DeoR/GlpR family DNA-binding transcription regulator has translation MSENQNLLAEQRRALILDEVRRRGGVRVNELTRRLGVSDMTVRRDLDALARQGAVEKVHGGAVPVAEASTHEPGFEAKSGLELSAKEDIARAAAELVAPGSAIALSGGTTTYALAHRLVDVADLTVVTNSVRVADVFHAAQRTTGPRQGAATVVLTGGVRTPSDSLVGPVADQAIAALHFDVLFLGVHGISVEAGLSTPNLAEAETNRRLVQSARRVVVVADHTKWGTVGLSSFAALEQVDTLVTDAGLAAQARAEISEHLRRLVVAGEDFDDGSSDE, from the coding sequence GTGAGTGAGAACCAGAACCTCCTCGCGGAGCAGCGCCGGGCCCTGATCCTCGACGAGGTACGACGGCGGGGCGGGGTCCGGGTCAACGAGCTGACCCGCCGGCTCGGCGTGTCGGACATGACGGTGCGCCGTGATCTGGACGCGCTCGCCCGCCAGGGCGCGGTGGAGAAGGTGCACGGCGGCGCGGTGCCGGTGGCCGAGGCGAGCACCCACGAGCCGGGCTTCGAGGCGAAGTCCGGGCTGGAGCTGAGCGCCAAGGAGGACATCGCGCGAGCCGCCGCGGAGCTGGTCGCCCCGGGGTCGGCGATCGCGCTGTCCGGCGGTACGACGACCTACGCGCTGGCGCACCGGCTGGTGGACGTGGCGGATCTGACCGTGGTCACCAACTCGGTGCGGGTCGCCGATGTCTTCCACGCCGCCCAGCGCACGACCGGCCCCCGGCAGGGGGCGGCGACCGTGGTGCTCACGGGTGGCGTGCGCACGCCGTCCGACTCCCTGGTGGGGCCGGTCGCCGATCAGGCGATCGCGGCGCTCCACTTCGATGTGCTCTTCCTCGGGGTCCACGGCATATCGGTCGAGGCGGGGCTGTCGACGCCGAATCTGGCGGAGGCCGAGACGAACCGGCGGCTCGTGCAGTCGGCCCGGCGGGTCGTCGTGGTGGCGGACCACACCAAGTGGGGCACGGTGGGGCTGAGTTCGTTCGCCGCGCTGGAGCAGGTGGACACCCTGGTGACCGACGCGGGGCTGGCCGCGCAGGCGCGGGCCGAGATCTCCGAGCATCTGCGGCGGTTGGTGGTGGCCGGGGAGGACTTCGACGACGGTTCCTCGGACGAGTGA
- a CDS encoding ATP-binding protein — MISQQSRHCTVELQALPSRIGQVRRIVSAQLRYWHLDPLIERAALGVTELLSNVHRHAEPDKMCTVEMELLLGRLTVSVRDNDPRLPVVQDAEPFATCGRGLAMVAAVSESWGVRPHAESGKVVWFTLPASSAAVPKISPYDAGLTLDVEPTLDAGQPYDTGRRPAVRGRRSEHAPARSAVAG, encoded by the coding sequence GTGATCAGCCAGCAAAGCAGGCACTGCACGGTGGAGCTCCAAGCCCTGCCGTCGCGGATCGGCCAGGTCCGCAGAATCGTATCTGCGCAATTGCGCTACTGGCATCTGGATCCGTTGATAGAGCGGGCCGCACTCGGGGTGACCGAGCTGCTGTCCAACGTCCACCGGCACGCCGAGCCGGACAAGATGTGCACCGTGGAGATGGAGCTGCTCCTCGGGCGCCTCACGGTCTCGGTGCGCGACAACGACCCCCGCCTCCCGGTCGTCCAGGACGCGGAGCCCTTCGCCACCTGCGGTCGCGGTCTCGCGATGGTCGCCGCGGTGAGCGAGAGCTGGGGGGTGCGGCCGCACGCCGAGTCGGGGAAGGTCGTGTGGTTCACGCTGCCGGCGTCCTCGGCGGCGGTGCCGAAGATCTCGCCGTACGACGCCGGGCTGACCCTGGACGTCGAGCCGACCCTCGACGCCGGCCAGCCGTACGACACCGGACGCAGGCCCGCCGTGCGCGGGCGCAGGTCCGAACACGCCCCCGCCCGGTCGGCCGTCGCAGGCTGA
- a CDS encoding YfhO family protein: MKTRSVVRGRPQGKAALFAAALTVAVLCAGDVVARSYPFGARTRSVNDLGNQYVPFHAHLWDLLHGRGDGGLVVNWQSGFGASFLPDLGTYLGSPFALLVAVFPRDQIDLAVYVVTLVKVAAAGAAMAWLLLALRPGRWWAAGLLGSSYALCGWTLADGVYNPMWLDGLVFLPLLCLVGEWARRGRRPLLGVLIVALAWTANFYTAYMATLAAALVLLLRLALADLSRRQRLAAAGRAALVAVLGMGLAAPLVTVVYFGTRHSSPGRVRQFVPVPTEDLLARLLPGTYSYGTPAVFVGTTALLLALALPFHRAAPARVRAGWTLLVGAVALSMQWGPTHLLWHAFATPQGSSYRQSFVLCALLVIAAWHALSYGVPGPRALGAAGALLALVIVVASGSERTVRAFTLPLALLAAAGALGGLILLGARRRDGRPLAVLAMALLVCTQFGEAAVTSAADTRLRLGHMDDYTPWGARQREQSEAIAGADGWPRYRTDPGREQTVGNDPLLVGGQGAQYYSSLTSDVLSRTLTALGGGWTSRGRSVQSLDNAVTDVIFSVGARVHSPPDPHQNWFAQDGSGVTVTRRDVPPLVTVRPHADRAEGSTGLSAFGPSPYRNQEMLLGTRVYTVPRLTVRTAAGKPPSPSDDARPGVRVGPLPYISAPDRPTITGRCPAASELYLWAPHLSGTARLADGAGSGSSPEVGSEADSGSEAGSRSAGEPTGRFRSDQPVTKIAPMQRLGSVGDSGRFRIELSPNRTSVVPKGAVGCLDTARLRTAVEGLKATGATRVSVEDGTIKARLPAHSTGVAVIAAPRISGWRCAADHAPAVPAKDYHGLIAVPLYGSASSVTCTFHPPGLRLGTAVGAVSLTAVLLIGATGRVRRRRGRAEPVAGPPAGSRPAPPDHPTAQERLTTAR; the protein is encoded by the coding sequence GTGAAAACCCGTTCCGTGGTGCGAGGCCGGCCGCAGGGAAAGGCCGCGCTGTTCGCCGCCGCGCTCACCGTCGCCGTGCTCTGCGCGGGCGATGTGGTGGCCCGCAGCTATCCGTTCGGGGCGCGGACCCGGAGTGTCAACGACCTCGGCAATCAGTACGTGCCGTTCCACGCCCATCTCTGGGATCTGCTGCACGGCAGGGGCGACGGCGGGCTGGTCGTCAACTGGCAGTCGGGGTTCGGGGCCAGCTTCCTGCCCGACCTAGGGACCTATCTCGGCAGTCCGTTCGCGCTGCTCGTGGCGGTGTTCCCGAGGGATCAGATCGATCTCGCGGTGTACGTGGTCACCCTGGTGAAGGTGGCGGCGGCCGGCGCGGCCATGGCGTGGCTGCTGCTCGCCCTGCGCCCCGGGCGCTGGTGGGCGGCGGGGCTGCTCGGCTCGTCGTACGCGCTGTGCGGCTGGACCCTGGCGGACGGGGTCTACAACCCGATGTGGCTCGACGGCCTGGTCTTCCTGCCGCTGCTCTGCCTGGTCGGCGAATGGGCCCGGCGGGGGCGGCGCCCGCTCCTCGGTGTGCTGATCGTGGCGCTCGCGTGGACCGCCAACTTCTACACCGCGTACATGGCCACCCTCGCCGCCGCCCTGGTGCTGCTGCTCCGGCTGGCGCTCGCCGACCTCTCGCGACGGCAGCGGCTCGCGGCGGCGGGCCGCGCCGCCCTGGTCGCGGTCCTCGGCATGGGCCTGGCCGCGCCCCTGGTGACGGTCGTCTACTTCGGCACCCGGCACTCCTCTCCGGGCCGGGTGCGGCAGTTCGTGCCCGTCCCCACCGAGGACCTGCTCGCCCGGCTGCTCCCGGGGACGTACAGCTACGGGACGCCGGCCGTGTTCGTGGGCACCACCGCGCTGCTGCTGGCGCTCGCCCTGCCCTTCCACAGGGCGGCACCGGCGCGGGTGCGCGCCGGGTGGACGCTGCTGGTGGGGGCGGTGGCCCTGTCGATGCAGTGGGGGCCGACGCATCTGCTCTGGCACGCCTTCGCCACGCCGCAGGGCAGCTCGTACCGGCAGTCCTTCGTGCTGTGCGCGCTGCTGGTGATCGCCGCCTGGCACGCCCTGTCGTACGGCGTTCCCGGCCCGCGTGCGCTGGGCGCGGCGGGCGCGCTGCTGGCGCTGGTGATCGTCGTCGCGAGCGGGAGCGAGCGGACCGTGCGCGCCTTCACGCTCCCACTCGCCCTGCTGGCCGCCGCCGGTGCGCTGGGCGGTCTGATCCTGCTCGGGGCGAGGCGGCGGGACGGCCGGCCCCTCGCCGTTCTCGCCATGGCGCTGCTGGTGTGCACCCAGTTCGGGGAGGCCGCCGTGACCTCCGCCGCCGACACCCGGCTGCGGCTCGGGCACATGGACGACTACACGCCCTGGGGCGCGCGGCAGCGGGAGCAGTCGGAGGCGATCGCCGGGGCCGACGGCTGGCCGCGGTACCGGACCGACCCGGGCCGGGAGCAGACCGTCGGCAACGACCCGCTGCTGGTGGGCGGGCAGGGCGCCCAGTACTACAGCAGCCTCACCTCCGACGTGCTCAGCCGGACGCTGACCGCGCTCGGGGGCGGCTGGACCTCGCGCGGCCGGAGCGTGCAGAGCCTCGACAACGCCGTCACGGACGTGATCTTCTCCGTCGGCGCCCGGGTGCACTCGCCGCCGGACCCGCACCAGAACTGGTTCGCACAGGACGGCAGCGGGGTCACCGTGACCCGGCGGGACGTGCCGCCGCTGGTGACGGTACGGCCGCACGCCGACCGGGCCGAGGGCTCCACCGGCCTCTCCGCCTTCGGGCCGTCGCCGTACCGCAACCAGGAGATGCTGCTGGGCACGCGCGTGTACACCGTGCCCCGGCTCACCGTGCGCACCGCGGCGGGGAAGCCGCCGTCCCCGAGTGACGACGCGCGGCCGGGGGTGCGGGTGGGCCCGCTGCCCTACATCAGCGCGCCGGACAGGCCGACGATCACGGGCCGGTGTCCGGCGGCGTCCGAGCTGTATCTGTGGGCGCCGCATCTGTCCGGCACGGCGCGGCTCGCCGACGGCGCCGGTTCAGGTTCCAGCCCCGAGGTCGGTTCCGAGGCCGACTCCGGTTCCGAGGCCGGTTCCCGATCCGCCGGGGAGCCGACCGGACGGTTCCGGTCCGATCAGCCCGTCACCAAGATCGCGCCGATGCAGCGGCTGGGCAGCGTCGGGGACTCCGGACGGTTCCGGATCGAGCTGTCGCCGAACAGGACGAGTGTCGTGCCGAAGGGCGCGGTCGGCTGTCTGGACACCGCGCGGCTGCGCACCGCCGTCGAGGGACTGAAGGCCACCGGCGCCACGAGGGTGAGCGTGGAGGACGGCACGATCAAGGCCCGACTGCCCGCCCACAGCACGGGCGTCGCGGTGATCGCCGCGCCCCGGATCTCCGGCTGGCGCTGTGCCGCCGACCACGCCCCCGCCGTACCCGCCAAGGACTACCACGGCCTGATCGCCGTGCCCCTCTACGGCTCCGCGAGCAGCGTGACCTGCACCTTCCATCCACCGGGGCTGCGCCTGGGCACGGCGGTCGGGGCCGTCTCGCTCACCGCCGT